One region of Thiorhodovibrio frisius genomic DNA includes:
- a CDS encoding efflux RND transporter periplasmic adaptor subunit, with amino-acid sequence MMNPMSLRTLAFCVGALFLAGCDKPSGQGVGSGAGGPQMPPPEVSVVTAHPQSTPIMRELVGRLAATRTAQVRARVAGIVLKRVYTEGTDVKSGQVLFQIDPAHLKAKLNAEEAALAKAEADAVNAALTAKRYAELRQKKTISQQDLDTAHANERTTAAAVKEARANVESAQLDLSYATVRAPIAGRAGRALVTEGALVGQNEATLLTTVEQIDPIYVNFSQSGAELQELRHLAAKTQNAKHPATEDAGQVELLLNGKDPYPATGSVDFSDLAVDPGTGAVSLRAVVPNPDRRLLPGMFVTLRLTAGQLDNAFTLPQPVLARDSEGAYVMVVGAEGKVEQRRVETHGMTRTDWILTGDLAEGDRVIVTGLQKVKPGAVAKVAEPRDQIPPTEGQSPSADETKG; translated from the coding sequence ATGATGAATCCGATGTCGTTACGCACCCTCGCCTTTTGTGTGGGTGCGCTCTTCTTGGCAGGCTGTGACAAGCCGTCCGGGCAGGGTGTCGGCTCTGGTGCTGGCGGGCCGCAGATGCCACCGCCCGAGGTATCGGTCGTCACAGCCCATCCCCAGTCCACGCCGATCATGCGCGAGCTGGTTGGGCGTCTGGCGGCGACTCGGACCGCCCAGGTGCGCGCTCGGGTGGCGGGGATCGTCCTGAAGCGGGTCTATACGGAAGGCACCGACGTCAAGTCTGGACAAGTCCTGTTCCAGATCGATCCAGCGCATCTAAAGGCGAAGCTCAACGCTGAGGAGGCAGCGCTTGCCAAGGCCGAGGCCGACGCTGTGAATGCCGCGCTCACCGCGAAGCGCTACGCCGAGCTGCGCCAGAAGAAGACGATCTCGCAGCAGGACCTGGACACCGCCCACGCCAATGAGCGCACCACGGCGGCGGCGGTGAAGGAGGCGCGCGCCAATGTTGAGAGCGCGCAGCTCGATCTGAGCTATGCCACGGTCCGAGCCCCAATCGCCGGTCGAGCCGGTCGTGCACTGGTTACCGAGGGCGCACTGGTCGGTCAGAACGAGGCCACGCTGCTGACGACCGTTGAACAGATCGACCCCATCTATGTCAACTTCAGCCAATCGGGTGCCGAGTTGCAGGAGCTTCGGCATCTGGCCGCGAAGACCCAGAACGCCAAACACCCCGCCACAGAAGACGCGGGCCAGGTGGAGCTGTTGCTCAACGGCAAAGACCCTTATCCCGCGACCGGATCGGTCGATTTCTCAGATCTGGCGGTCGATCCGGGGACCGGGGCGGTTTCGCTGCGCGCGGTCGTGCCCAATCCAGATCGGCGCTTGTTGCCAGGGATGTTTGTGACCCTGCGGCTGACGGCAGGACAGCTCGACAACGCCTTCACACTGCCGCAACCGGTTCTCGCACGGGATTCGGAGGGGGCTTACGTCATGGTGGTCGGCGCAGAGGGCAAGGTCGAGCAGCGGCGCGTCGAAACTCACGGCATGACCCGCACCGACTGGATCCTGACCGGCGATCTCGCCGAGGGGGATCGCGTTATCGTCACGGGCCTGCAGAAGGTCAAGCCGGGCGCCGTCGCCAAGGTCGCCGAGCCGCGCGACCAGATACCGCCCACCGAGGGCCAATCGCCTTCCGCCGACGAAACCAAGGGCTGA